The DNA segment GAAGAGCGATTGAAGGAGCTTGCCGCCGACCTGCTCAGGAAGAGCAATGGTGCGACCTTCAAGCAGAGCATGATCGATTACACGCAGCTGCTCGACCGGCTGGTGGGCGACGCAGATGAGACCGAAGAGAACAAGAAGACCTTCGACAAGCTGCCGGCTGCGGTTCACAACGATGATCTGAGCGATTGGGCGCTGACCTTTCAGGTGCGAGACGCCGCCGCGCTCGAACACGCCGTGCAGCGATGGGAGAAGACGGCTTCGACGCCGTGGCTGGTCGCCGCGTTGACCAAAGTCAGCGCCGCGCACCCGAAGGCCGCCGCGCTCCTTGAAGCCGCAACTAAAATCAAGTCCGGCTCGCCGGCGTTCGCTTCTGTAAGCTATCACGCGCTTCGTTTGAACATCGAAGCGGGCCGCCGCGACGAGGCTCGCCGCGCGCTTGACGCGTTGCTTGCGGCGAACGCTCAGACGTTGCCGCCATCGGCGTTCAATCAATTCATGGCGCTGCGCATGAAAGTCGCGGCCAACCTCGACGAGTTCTTGAAGTACGCGCAGCGTGTGCCCGCGGGCTTCAGCTATGACGAAGACGGCAGAGAGTTGCCGGCGGACATGAGCGACTACGCCGATAAGCCGAAGCAGTCGGCGCGCAACAAGCTGAGCTGGGATGCGGACGCGGCGAGCGCCTTGAACGAAGCGATGCCGCTCGCGGTCTTGAAAGCGGCGGCGACCAACACGACCCTGGCAACGCACCTGCGGCGCGAGCTGGCGCTGGCCACCTGGGTGCGCGCCGCGCTGTTGGACGACGACGCGACGGCAAACGAGCTGGCGCCCGTGGCGGCCAGCCTCGCACCTGAGCTGAAAGAGCTGCTTGACGCTTACGTTGCCGCCGCCGACAAGCCGGCGAAGAAGTTCGCCGCCGTCTACCTAATCCTGAAATTTCCCGGCACGCGGCCACACGTTGACCCGGGCACGGGCCGCACGGTGACGCTCGACAAGATTGACGACTACCGCGACAACTGGTGGTGTGAGTATGGCCGCCCGGCTGATCCAGATAATCCCTCGATCAAGCAGGCTGCCAAGACCAGCCCCGCGCCGCTCTTTCTGACCGCCGCGCAGAAGACGGCGGCAAGCGCCGAGTGGAAGCGGCTCGCCGCGCTCGGCACCGCGCCAAATTATCTCTGCGCCCAAGCCATCAAGTGGGCGAATCTCAAGCCCGACGACCCGCGCGCTCCCGAAGCCTTGCACCTGGCAGTACGCTCGACACGCTACGGCTGCGCCAACGACCAGACCGGCGCCATGTCGAAGCAGGCCTACGACCTGCTGCACCGCAAGTACCCGAAGAGCGAATGGGCGCAGAAGACCAAATACTGGTTCAAAGGCTGAACCTTGATTTGAACTCTGCTAGCGCGCTTGACACTGCCTTCGGATTGCGTCAGCCTTGCGCTGAAAATCAGCGGCGAGGAGCGATTGCGATGAGCGACGAATACAAAGCCATCCGCCTTGAAAAGAGCGACCACGTAGCCGAAGTCATTTTGACAGGGCCGGGCAAAGGCAATGCGATGGGGCCGGACTTCTGGCGCGAGATGCCCGGCCTCTTTGCCCGCTTAGATCGTGACGAAGCGGTGCGCGCCATCATCGTGCGCGGCGCGGGCGAACAGTTCAGCTACGGCTTAGACCTTGCGGCGATGATGGGCAATCTCGCCCAGCCGGTTGATGGCGCACGCCCGGCGGCAGAGCGCACGGCGATGCTCGACATGGTTTTAGAAATGCAGCAGGCGTTCGACCGCGTCGAGGCGTGTCGCAAGCCGGTCATCGCGGCGGTCAGCGGCTGGTGCATCGGCGGCGGGCTCGATCTGATCGCTGCCTGTGACGTGCGGCTCTGCTCGAAAGAGGCGCGCTTCA comes from the Blastocatellia bacterium genome and includes:
- a CDS encoding crotonase/enoyl-CoA hydratase family protein, producing MSDEYKAIRLEKSDHVAEVILTGPGKGNAMGPDFWREMPGLFARLDRDEAVRAIIVRGAGEQFSYGLDLAAMMGNLAQPVDGARPAAERTAMLDMVLEMQQAFDRVEACRKPVIAAVSGWCIGGGLDLIAACDVRLCSKEARFSLREVKVAIVADLGSLQRLPRIIGEGNTRELALTGKDIAAARALAMNLVNEVYETPEALLDAARGMAREIAANPPLVVQGIKRVMNYCADKSVKDGLEYVAVWNSAFLQSEDLGEAMAAFMERRPPRFKGR